In Clostridium ljungdahlii DSM 13528, the genomic window AGACCTGAGAGATAATGGTGGAGGATATATGGATTCTGCCCTAAATGTAGCAGGAAATTTTATAGGACAAAATTTAGCACTTATAGTTGAAGATAAAAATGGTAAAAAAACAGGTTACCTGGCAGGAGAAGAACAAAATATAATAGACAAGCCTACTATATTTTTGGTAGATAAATATACTGCCAGTGCTTCTGAAATATTGTCTGCAGCAGTGAAGGATTATAAAAAAGCCTTTTTTATAGGAAATACTACTTATGGAAAAGGTGTGGCACAGCAGATGTTTGATCTTTCAGATGGAGGAGCATTGAAATTAACTGTAGAAAAGTTTTATTCCCCTGCAGGGAATATAATACAAAAAGTAGGAATAAAACCTGATTTTGATACAGGTAATGAGAATTCTTTGGCAGTAGCGCAATTATTGTCGGGACAGTGTAAAGATGGAACAGATGAAAGAGGATTTTTAAAGGTTACAATAAATAATGAAAAATTTTATATAGATTTAAGTATTGCTAAAAATGAGGAATATTGGTCTGCTTTTAAGTATATAGTGAATAATATAGATAGATCACAAATTTGTATAGGCACTAAAGATGGATGGGCAAAAGTTCCAGAAGAATACTTTAGCAATGTATATAAGTTTTTTTATCCAGAAGATAAGGTTTTAGATACAATGCAGCAGGTGCCGCAGGATAAAGCATTTACTGTAATTTTTAACAAAAAAATAAGTTCTGATATGAAGAATAAAATAAATATGGAAATTATAAATGGTACTACTGGTAAAAGGGTTGCTTTTAAAATAGGCAGCGTAGAAGACAACAAGGTGGTTATTGTGCCACAAGAAAAGTTAGAAAAAGGTAAGACTTACTATATAAAGGTTAACGACACTATAAAGCCAGTTACTGTTAAAAATTAGTGAAAGGTGAAAAATGGAAACAACTCATAGACTTTCTTCATTTGAATATAAGGTAATAAAGAAGGATATAAAAAACATAACTATTAAAATTAATGGAAAAGGTGAAGTATATGTAATAGCACCTCTTAATGTTAGTTATCCATCCATAGAGAAAATAGTTGAGAATAAAATGGAATGGATACAGGAAAACGTGGAAGTTACAAAGAATAGAATTTATAACATGAAGTCTATGGGGCTGTTAGATGGAAAAAAGCTTTTATGGATAGGGAATTTTTTAAAAATAGAAATGCAGCAGGCAGACATAAAAAAATGTTATGTAGAAATTGCAGAAGATAAAATTATAGTTTATGGCAAAGCTGTTTTATTAAAAAATGAAGAAAATATTAAAAAGAGCATATGCGAATTTTATAAACAAAGGGCTAAGGTGATTTTTAGAGAACGAGTGGATATTTATCACAAAAATCTAAATGTTTATCCAAAAAAAATAACAATTAGGTGTCAGAAGACTAGATGGGGAAGCTGTTCCTCTAACGGTAATATTAGTTTCAATTACAAAATATTAATGGCACCTATGGAAGTTATAGATTATGTAGTTGTGCATGAACTTTGCCACCTGGTATATATGGATCATTCTAGAGATTACTGGAGATTAGTAGAATCTATAATTCCACAATACAAAAACAGAAGGAAATGGCTTAAATGTAATGGATATATGCTTAATTTTCCAGAAAAATACATATGAATAGTAAGTAAACTTATAGACATTAGAAAAATAATAAAGTAAAATTAAGTAAGTAATTTTAATTGTGAAAGGAAAATAATATGAAATTTTATTTTTTACTTTTGATTGCAGTGGCACTTTCTTTAGATGCCTTTGGTGTCTCACTGTGTGTGGGATTGAATGGCGCAGTGGAGAAAAGAAATAAGTTTCAACTTTCTTTTTCATGTGGATTTTTTCAGTTTTTTTTTGCTATATGCGGTGCTTATGCAGGCTTTTTATTTAATACATATATTGCATCTGTTCCCCAGGTAATTGGAGGAGCATTAGTATCTATAGTAGGCATCTTTATGGTTAAAGAAGGTTTGGGGAGTAAAGGAGAATGCATACTCATTAAACCAGGAATGATTCTAGTGCTTGGAGTTTCAGTAAGTATTGATGCAATGGTAATAGGATTTACAACTTTAAATAATATAGCAAATAGGATAGATCTACTTATTAGCACTGTGTTTATAGGATTAATTACCTTCATTATGTGTTTATTTGCTTTTTTTATTTCGAAGTACCTCCAGAAAATACATATTGTAAGTAAATATGCAGATTATATAGGGGGAGTAATACTTATTATATTTGGTATTAAAATGATGTTTTTTAAGTGAAAATTTGGGGTGAATTTATGGATGTAGAAAAGTACTTGAGAAAACGTAGAATAAAAGTTACAAAAGCAAGATTAAATATTTTAGATATATTATCTAAGAGTGAGAATGCTATAACTGTTGATAATTTATTTGAAAAGTGTAGAGAAAGAAACATAAATGTAGATTTATCCACTATTTATAGATCCTTAGAATTGTTTGAAAATAAGAAAATTGTTAGAAAATTTGATTTGGGTGAAAATAAATATAGTTACGCTATAATGAGAAAAAAGCATAAACATATATTGGAGTGTAAAATATGTCATAAGGAAGTAGAAATAGACTGTCCTATGCAGCAAATAGAGGAAATTATAAAAAGCAAAACAGGCTTTGTATTTGAGGATGAAGAACTGGATTTTAAATTAAATGGAATATGTGCAGATTGTAGAAAGAGAAAAAGTAGTAAAAACTAAAGAGTTTTATTTTAAAGTTATCTGTGCAGGATATACTTTTTTTATTTTCCACACTCCTCGTGCGTTTTTTTGTATAAATACGGTATATTCTAGTTTTTCATGAGGCATTTTAGTAGACATACCAGAAACTTTAATAAATGCAACTGTTCCATTGGAAAAATACATATTTATATCACCCATGTTGCACAGCTTATATTTATTAAAGATGCCAGTAGTAAAATAGTTTTTAACTGCGTAGTTGATATCTCTGCACTTATAGGACACATATACTTTTTCCACTATTGTAACAGTGAGTAAAATACTTATAAATATAATAATAAATTTTTTCATAATTCTCCTCCATATAATGGAAATAATGCTTTCATTATTATAATATACAAATTTACAAAATAAGTAAATACATATTTTTATTTATCTAGAAAAATATTTTGTAGAGTTATGATTTATTTGAAGGCTAAGGCATTTTTAATTTTAAATTATTTAAATTTTTACGGTTGTATGGTATTATTTTATTAACAAACATTACAATGTAAAACTTTATTGGGGTGAAATTATGAGACTGGAATTTATAGATAGGGTTATGGAAGAAGATGTGCTTGGAAAGAGTATATTAACCTGTGAAGGACAAGTTTTATTACGAGCAGGAGTAAAGTTGAATAGTAACTATATAGATAAATTAAAAAAATTAGGTGTATTTTATGTATACGTCGAAGATGAAAGATTAGAAGATGTATATGTCGAAGATGAAAAATTGTCGCAACTTAAACAGTCCACTATGAAAAGTATGTCAAAAGTAATGGTAAATCTAAATAATTATGATGAAAAAGGATTAAGACATTCTTTAAAAACAGTAGAAGAAATGATTAATTACATAGTTGATGTTGGAGATGTTAATAAAAGCCTTTATGACATACAGACGTATGATAACTATACTTTTGTACACTCAATAGATACTTGTGTTATGGCTTCTTTTTTAGGAATTTCCGCAGGATACAATGAATTTGATATAAAGGAACTTGGTGTGGGAGCTATCCTACATGATGTAGGAAAGACAAAGGTGCCTATAGAGATATTGAATAAAAAAGGTAAGTTGACGGATGAAGAATTTGCTGAAATAAAAAAACATCCTGTATACGGTTCAAAAATCTTAAAAAAAACGGTTGGTACATACAGTCCTATAATTAAAATAGTTGAACAGCATCATGAGAGGGTTGATGGTAGAGGGTATCCTTATGGACTTACAAACAAACAGATAACAAATTTTGCAAAGATGGTTTGCATATGTGATGTATATGATGCTGTTAGTAACGATAGATGTTATAGAAAAAAGTTTCGCCCTAATGATGCTTATGAACTTATACTTTCAGGAAGTGGAAGTAGTTTTGACCAGGAAATAGTATCCTATTTCAAAAATACATTTGCTGTTTATCCACTTGGATGCTGCGTTAAGTTATCAAATGGAGTTAAGGGGTATGTTGTAAGGCAAAACAGAGGATTTCCGGATAGACCGGTGATAAGGGTATTACAAGATCCTGAAACTGGAGATAACATATCAGGTTATGAAGTCGATTTACTTAAAAATCTAAGTATAATCGTAGAAGAAATAGTATAAATGGAATTAAGTTGAGAAAAATAAGTTACACAGTGTGTTATAGATATCAAAATATTTATGATAATATACTGTGTATTCGTTTTTTTGAGGAGAAAAATATGAGTTCATATATTGATAATTTAATAGACAAGTTATGCAAAAACTATAATTTTAATATTATAGAGCTAGAAGGTATAAATGGAACATGCAGTAAATGGGCGTTATGCAGAGAGCAAAATTCTATTATGCAGGTAGTTTTCTTTTCTAGGGTGGAAAGTTATAGAAATATAAATGCTGAAGATATAAAGTTACGTTTAAAGAAACTGTTTGACAGTAAAAGTGTAAGACTTGTACAAATAGTGTTAGATAGGGAAGTACATGTCACAGTGGATGAAAATAATAATCCACAATGTGGATTAATTTTTTTAAATCCTTATTTTAATCAAATAACTTTGTATACTCCTGATTTAGAGCAATTAGCTAAAGAAATATATAATTGTATGATTTATGTAAAACAAAGTACTTTAGCAAATAAGCAGTCAAAAAATATATATAAAATGAAAGACCTAATTGTAACGTGGATCATAATAGCTTTAAATGTTGCTGTATATACGGTAACTGCATACCTTTCTGGAAATATATTTGACAGTAATATAAATGTACTTGTATTTATGGGAGCTAAGGTTAACTCACTTATAGCTTCAGGTGAGTATTATAGACTTTTTACTTGTATGTTTTTACATGCTGGAATAGTTCATTTAGGAGTAAATATGTATTCACTTTATATAATGGGTTCTTTTGTTGAGAAAGTGTATGGTAAAGTTAAATACATAGTGATGTACCTTATATCAGGTTTAGTTTCCTCGGTATTTAGTTTTATGTTTTCGTCATCTATTTCAGTAGGAGCGTCAGGAGCAATATTTGGACTTTTAGGTGCGGCATTGGTATTTGCTATAAAAATGAAACATAAAATTGGTAAGGAATTTTTAATGAATGTAATATCTATAATTGTGGTAAACCTTATAATAGGATTTTCTATAGCAAATGTAGATAATTTTGGACACTTAGGAGGGCTTGTAGGAGGAGTAGTCATAACATATTTTATTGGGCAATGTAAAAACATTGCCCAATAAATAAATTGCTAGTTAAATAAGTTTTTTAAATCATTTGAAAATAAGGTCTCCTTTTCCATAAGTAACTGAACTGTGGCTTTAAGACAGTGCCTATTTTCAATAAGAATATTTTTTACATCATTATATATTGAATCTGTAAGACACTTACACTCTTTGATAATCTCGTTTTGATTTATATTTAAATCTGATAGCTCCCTCATATTTAAAAGACCTAAAGTGTTTCCCATTCCATACTGAGTTACCATTTTAAAGGCTATGTTTGTACTATGCTGAAGATCATTATAGGCACCTGTGGTTACGTAATCTGCTCCAAAGATAACTTCTTCAGCAGCTCTTCCACCTAAAAGTACCATTATTCTTTTACGTAGGTAATCTTTATTTTGATAGAGCTTGTCCTCAGGTATACTTAATGTATAACCTCCAGCTCCCTTAGTACTTGGAATGATTGTTATTTTAGAAATCTTTTCATTTGGAAGTACTTTTGAGGATACTAGAGCATGGCCTACTTCATGGTAAGCAGTTATTCTTTTATCTATATCTTTTATATAATCCCTATCTTTTTTCTCATACCCTGTTAGTACTATGGAAAAAGCTTTATCAATGTGCTTGTTTTCTATATAAGTACTATCTTCTTTACAGGCGAGTATTGCAGCTTCATTTATTAAGCTCTCAATTTTTGCACCTGAAAAGTAAGAAGTTTTTTGAGCCCACTCATGTACATCTATATTGTCTACAGGTTTGTTTTTTAAGTGGAGAGATATAATTTTTTCCCTTGAAGAAACGTCAGGAAGAGTTACTTCTATATGTCTATCAAATCTTCCAGGTCTTAAAAGGGCAGGATCTAGCATATCTAACCTATTGGTGGCAGCTATTATTACAATTCCCTCTTTTTCATTAAATCCAGACATTTCTGTAAGCAGAGCATTTAAAGTTTGATCTCTTTCATCAGAGCCTCCGGTACTTCCTGAGCCATCTCTTTTTTTACCTATAGCGTCTATTTCATCTATAAAGATAACCGCTTTTCCAGATTTATTGCTTTTAGCTTTTTTAAATAGCTGTCTTATACGGCTGGCACCTACACCTACATATACTTGTACAAAATCAGAGCCTGAAACAGCATAAAATGGGACTTCTGCTTCACCTGCAATGGCTCTTGCAAGGAGAGTTTTTCCGGTTCCTGGCTCACCGAATAATAAAATCCCTTTTGGCATTCTTGCACCATAAGACGCATATTTTTTAGGGTTCTTTAAGAAATCAACTATATCCTGGACACTCTCTTTAGCTTCCTCATTTCCCGCTACACTTTTAAAATTACAATTAGAATCTTCTATGGCAGAAGCATCTAAGGAATCGAGAGATACTATTTTTTTAGAAGATTTGTTAGAAAACTTAAGTGCCATAAAAACAGCTGTCATAATGGAAATTATAAGTATAGCAGTAGGATAAGCTTGCCTGTTATTTACAGTATATTGCTCAGATACACTTATTCCATCGTTTAAAAGTACTTCTTTAGCATTAGGGGTTCTAGGATTATCCGTATCATATATGCTTCCGTTTTTTAATTTTACTCTTATTTGGGAGGAATCTGTCATATACACTGTTGAAACTATTTTCTTTGATACATCTTTTTGAAACGAAATATATGACTTATAGGGTACAGAGCTGTTACTATAATTCATAAATAGTAACATGCAAAGAGATAAAATAGAGGTTAAAATAGGAATTATTATAAACTTATTTTTTATCTTTTTCATTTAAGTTCTCCTTTCTTGAGATAGATTATTTACAGTGATTTATATGAATTAACTTAAAATTATAAGTTCTATAGTCGAATTTTGTAAAAACAAACGAAACTTTATAAAATCATATAATGATATTATAATATTTTTATAAATTAGTCTAATTAAAATCATAAATTTTGCTAAAGTAATTTATGGAACTAGTATGGGAATTTTAGAATTGTTTATTGCAGAAAATTTAATTTACTGTATACTTTATAATAAGAAGTTTGTAAATTTAGGGAGGAGATTTATATATGAAAGTGTCCTTTGGAAAAGCAATTTTGACAGAACAAGACATACTTGGTATAGTTCATGAGTATGTGAATATAGAAGGACTTAATATAGAAAAGATAAGTATAAATGAAATAATAACAATAGAAGGGACATATAAGAGCAAAATATCTGTTAATTTTCAAGTTAAGATGGGAATAGGAAATATAAATAACAATATAATAAATTTAAAAATATTTGATGTACATGTGTATAAGTTTAGGGTATTTAAGAATGTAAAAAATATTGTCCTTAAGAAATTATTAGATAACTTTTCTCCTTATGGGGTAGAGGTGGACAGAGATACAGTAAGAGTGGATTTAAATCTGGCAGTAAAGCTGATACCTTACTTTAATCTTAAATTAAAAAAAGTAGAAATACTTCCTAGAGCACTAGAGGTAGAAGCAGAAGATATAAGATATGAGGAAAAAAAGAAATTTCCAAACATAGAGAAAAAGAAAAGAAGTATACTTATTCTAGATAAGTATCATAAGTTTAGAAAAAAAGTTGTAAGTAAGGTGCCGCAAAAATATGAAAAAATCGTAGAGTATGGGATGCTTGTACCGGATATTATAATGTTATTTATAAGATTATTTAAGGACAAAAGGGTTAAAATAAAGGTTAAGATTATGCTGTCAGGCGTAATAGCTTACCTTGCAAGTCCTATAGATATAATACCTGATTTTATACCTTTTGTTGGGAAAATAGATGATGTTGCTCTGGCGTTTTTTGCACTTAATACTATAATAGATGAAATACCAGAAGAAATCATAATTGAAAATTGGCATGGTAAGGAAAATATAATTCTGGTTACAAGAGAAGCAGTACAATATATTACAAAAATAATTGGAAGTGCAAATGTTTCTAAGGTTTTAAATCAGCTAAGCAATGTATTCAAATCATCTGAAAGAAAAGAAAAAGAGGGGAGAAGTGTTACATAAGGGATTGATATAACACGTAAATTGATATGGTTAAAAAAGTATATGCTATAAAAGAAGGATATGATTTTGAAAAAAATGAAAAGGTTCAAAATATTATAGTAAACACCTGGGGAGAATGTCTAAAACGTGTAAAAGGTGTTAAAGGTGCTACATATAAGAGTTTTAAGGATACAAATTCAGCTTTGGAATATTTAAAAGGAGAGGATAAGATTTTAAAAAAGTCTGAGGGCAACTATCCTAAAGATTGTTTACATGTATATGTGGATGGAAGTTATAACATTTCAACGGAGATGTATTCTTATGCATTGGTGGCAGTTAAAGGTAATGTAGTTTATTATATAGAAAGCGATTCACATTCTTGTGAAGAAGGTAAGAATATAAGGCAAATATCTGGAGAATTAAAAGCAGCTGTTAGAGGAGTACAATATGCTTTGTCTAAGGGAGAGAAAAAAGTCGTTTTGTTCCACGACTATGAAGGAACCTGCAAGCACGCCCTTGGGCTATGGGAGAGAAAAGAAGCCTCATCTATAAAATATTACGAAGAAATGAGCGAGCTTATGAAAAACATTGAGGTTATATTTGTTAAAGTAGATAGTCATACTGGGGATTTGTTTAATGAATTGGCAGATGAAAAGTGCAAGGAAAAGTTACAAATAGAATCAAAAAAAAGTGTTCAAAAATGGTTAATGAATAATGAGATAAAGACAGCTAATGATGAGGTAAAGAATGAGATATTAAAAATTGCACCTAAAGGTGAAAAAAATATAAAGGTTATTGATATATGAAAATGTAAAAATTAAGCTGTTTAAAAAAAATAAATTTGCATAATCTATCTAAAGAACATAAAAAATCATAGTTCTGT contains:
- a CDS encoding ribonuclease H family protein — encoded protein: MVKKVYAIKEGYDFEKNEKVQNIIVNTWGECLKRVKGVKGATYKSFKDTNSALEYLKGEDKILKKSEGNYPKDCLHVYVDGSYNISTEMYSYALVAVKGNVVYYIESDSHSCEEGKNIRQISGELKAAVRGVQYALSKGEKKVVLFHDYEGTCKHALGLWERKEASSIKYYEEMSELMKNIEVIFVKVDSHTGDLFNELADEKCKEKLQIESKKSVQKWLMNNEIKTANDEVKNEILKIAPKGEKNIKVIDI
- a CDS encoding ATP-dependent metallopeptidase FtsH/Yme1/Tma family protein, whose translation is MKKIKNKFIIIPILTSILSLCMLLFMNYSNSSVPYKSYISFQKDVSKKIVSTVYMTDSSQIRVKLKNGSIYDTDNPRTPNAKEVLLNDGISVSEQYTVNNRQAYPTAILIISIMTAVFMALKFSNKSSKKIVSLDSLDASAIEDSNCNFKSVAGNEEAKESVQDIVDFLKNPKKYASYGARMPKGILLFGEPGTGKTLLARAIAGEAEVPFYAVSGSDFVQVYVGVGASRIRQLFKKAKSNKSGKAVIFIDEIDAIGKKRDGSGSTGGSDERDQTLNALLTEMSGFNEKEGIVIIAATNRLDMLDPALLRPGRFDRHIEVTLPDVSSREKIISLHLKNKPVDNIDVHEWAQKTSYFSGAKIESLINEAAILACKEDSTYIENKHIDKAFSIVLTGYEKKDRDYIKDIDKRITAYHEVGHALVSSKVLPNEKISKITIIPSTKGAGGYTLSIPEDKLYQNKDYLRKRIMVLLGGRAAEEVIFGADYVTTGAYNDLQHSTNIAFKMVTQYGMGNTLGLLNMRELSDLNINQNEIIKECKCLTDSIYNDVKNILIENRHCLKATVQLLMEKETLFSNDLKNLFN
- a CDS encoding rhomboid family intramembrane serine protease, which translates into the protein MSSYIDNLIDKLCKNYNFNIIELEGINGTCSKWALCREQNSIMQVVFFSRVESYRNINAEDIKLRLKKLFDSKSVRLVQIVLDREVHVTVDENNNPQCGLIFLNPYFNQITLYTPDLEQLAKEIYNCMIYVKQSTLANKQSKNIYKMKDLIVTWIIIALNVAVYTVTAYLSGNIFDSNINVLVFMGAKVNSLIASGEYYRLFTCMFLHAGIVHLGVNMYSLYIMGSFVEKVYGKVKYIVMYLISGLVSSVFSFMFSSSISVGASGAIFGLLGAALVFAIKMKHKIGKEFLMNVISIIVVNLIIGFSIANVDNFGHLGGLVGGVVITYFIGQCKNIAQ
- a CDS encoding YkvA family protein; the encoded protein is MKVSFGKAILTEQDILGIVHEYVNIEGLNIEKISINEIITIEGTYKSKISVNFQVKMGIGNINNNIINLKIFDVHVYKFRVFKNVKNIVLKKLLDNFSPYGVEVDRDTVRVDLNLAVKLIPYFNLKLKKVEILPRALEVEAEDIRYEEKKKFPNIEKKKRSILILDKYHKFRKKVVSKVPQKYEKIVEYGMLVPDIIMLFIRLFKDKRVKIKVKIMLSGVIAYLASPIDIIPDFIPFVGKIDDVALAFFALNTIIDEIPEEIIIENWHGKENIILVTREAVQYITKIIGSANVSKVLNQLSNVFKSSERKEKEGRSVT
- a CDS encoding Fur family transcriptional regulator, yielding MDVEKYLRKRRIKVTKARLNILDILSKSENAITVDNLFEKCRERNINVDLSTIYRSLELFENKKIVRKFDLGENKYSYAIMRKKHKHILECKICHKEVEIDCPMQQIEEIIKSKTGFVFEDEELDFKLNGICADCRKRKSSKN
- a CDS encoding S41 family peptidase; translated protein: MKSNSMRKLDMRLYAKKLFVVFWTMFFLLGFSFTASAADSSQVLNQVKNDIKTYYVGNIPDGVLNASSIDEALKKLNDPYTEYFSKEEETNFLNSINNKIYGIGIYMSQVPSGIKVDSVVANSPAENVGLKEGDIIISANSHSLANITLDQASSYIKGDENTNVNLVIQRQDKVLSFSVKRGEVSIPIVDGKMLDSNTAYIHIASFGEDTSQKFNEKLKELQANKPARYIIDLRDNGGGYMDSALNVAGNFIGQNLALIVEDKNGKKTGYLAGEEQNIIDKPTIFLVDKYTASASEILSAAVKDYKKAFFIGNTTYGKGVAQQMFDLSDGGALKLTVEKFYSPAGNIIQKVGIKPDFDTGNENSLAVAQLLSGQCKDGTDERGFLKVTINNEKFYIDLSIAKNEEYWSAFKYIVNNIDRSQICIGTKDGWAKVPEEYFSNVYKFFYPEDKVLDTMQQVPQDKAFTVIFNKKISSDMKNKINMEIINGTTGKRVAFKIGSVEDNKVVIVPQEKLEKGKTYYIKVNDTIKPVTVKN
- a CDS encoding HD-GYP domain-containing protein → MRLEFIDRVMEEDVLGKSILTCEGQVLLRAGVKLNSNYIDKLKKLGVFYVYVEDERLEDVYVEDEKLSQLKQSTMKSMSKVMVNLNNYDEKGLRHSLKTVEEMINYIVDVGDVNKSLYDIQTYDNYTFVHSIDTCVMASFLGISAGYNEFDIKELGVGAILHDVGKTKVPIEILNKKGKLTDEEFAEIKKHPVYGSKILKKTVGTYSPIIKIVEQHHERVDGRGYPYGLTNKQITNFAKMVCICDVYDAVSNDRCYRKKFRPNDAYELILSGSGSSFDQEIVSYFKNTFAVYPLGCCVKLSNGVKGYVVRQNRGFPDRPVIRVLQDPETGDNISGYEVDLLKNLSIIVEEIV
- a CDS encoding manganese efflux pump MntP family protein; protein product: MKFYFLLLIAVALSLDAFGVSLCVGLNGAVEKRNKFQLSFSCGFFQFFFAICGAYAGFLFNTYIASVPQVIGGALVSIVGIFMVKEGLGSKGECILIKPGMILVLGVSVSIDAMVIGFTTLNNIANRIDLLISTVFIGLITFIMCLFAFFISKYLQKIHIVSKYADYIGGVILIIFGIKMMFFK
- a CDS encoding M48 family metallopeptidase produces the protein METTHRLSSFEYKVIKKDIKNITIKINGKGEVYVIAPLNVSYPSIEKIVENKMEWIQENVEVTKNRIYNMKSMGLLDGKKLLWIGNFLKIEMQQADIKKCYVEIAEDKIIVYGKAVLLKNEENIKKSICEFYKQRAKVIFRERVDIYHKNLNVYPKKITIRCQKTRWGSCSSNGNISFNYKILMAPMEVIDYVVVHELCHLVYMDHSRDYWRLVESIIPQYKNRRKWLKCNGYMLNFPEKYI